In the genome of Saprospira sp. CCB-QB6, one region contains:
- a CDS encoding T9SS type A sorting domain-containing protein, translating into MKNIYLFLSLLCFAHFASAQMQVNAYARVTNISGNSLQLSQVDETFDSFEDGEQVLIIQVQDDVIGSNTANNSSFGDLDQILNAGNFEIAQILSHTESAGTPISITLQNSLIRPYSTGTNSRLQIVSFPQLGSPNYTTTADLTAKAWDGQTGGVLAFEVLNQLTLAHNISVDGLGFRGGAVSRNYSGPACSANGVYISSSDEYGEKGEGIYPNTNPNYTYARAKMLNGGGGGAHHNGGGAGGGNYTAGGEGGRGYNGGGNVCPAATAVGGQSGLALSSQIAPNRIFFGGGGGGGQQNNSRGTSGANGGGLIYIKAQEMISSASCSGITISANGNDAASWTNDGAGGGGAGGSILLAVNNFNINSTCPLLVEANGGTGGSSLSSPHGGGGGGGQGVIFYSSTEPNSNVLSRTTNGQAGCNNNSSPCNNFAGSPSGTNDDGVFDEALLPLELSYFKAQKANNKVDLSWGRSQTDQTNWFELQRSANGLHFETLTQIPSQDQQQHYSWTDESPLQGQSYYRLLQIAQNEEQAISALRTVYFENGALALQIFPNPTQNELYLQLNQTTDGLQLELLDIQGRKQSIQYEKEADLYKIHWNNLPQGIYFLQIIGPNFHQIKKIQIH; encoded by the coding sequence TTGAAGAACATTTATCTCTTTTTATCCCTACTTTGTTTTGCCCATTTTGCTTCGGCCCAAATGCAGGTAAATGCTTATGCTCGAGTGACTAATATTAGTGGCAATAGCTTACAGCTGAGTCAAGTAGATGAAACTTTTGATAGCTTTGAAGATGGCGAACAAGTCCTAATCATCCAAGTTCAAGATGATGTAATTGGTAGCAATACCGCCAATAACAGTAGTTTTGGGGATCTGGACCAAATTCTCAACGCAGGCAATTTTGAAATAGCCCAAATTCTATCCCATACAGAATCTGCTGGTACGCCTATTAGCATTACGCTCCAAAATTCATTGATTAGACCATATAGCACAGGAACTAATAGCCGCCTACAAATTGTCTCTTTTCCACAGTTGGGTAGCCCCAATTATACCACAACAGCAGACCTAACTGCCAAAGCCTGGGATGGCCAAACAGGAGGTGTTCTAGCCTTTGAGGTGCTCAATCAACTCACTCTAGCTCACAATATTTCTGTAGACGGCCTCGGTTTTAGAGGTGGCGCAGTTTCTAGAAACTATAGTGGTCCCGCTTGTAGCGCCAATGGCGTTTATATCAGTAGCTCCGATGAATATGGCGAAAAAGGAGAAGGAATTTATCCAAATACTAACCCTAATTATACCTATGCCCGAGCAAAAATGCTCAATGGTGGCGGCGGTGGCGCTCATCACAATGGTGGTGGCGCTGGTGGTGGAAATTATACCGCTGGTGGCGAAGGTGGCCGTGGCTATAATGGTGGCGGCAATGTCTGCCCTGCCGCTACCGCTGTTGGTGGGCAATCTGGCCTTGCTCTTTCTTCGCAAATAGCACCCAACCGCATCTTTTTTGGTGGCGGCGGTGGCGGCGGCCAACAAAATAATAGTCGCGGAACTTCTGGTGCCAATGGTGGGGGCCTAATTTATATCAAAGCCCAAGAAATGATCAGCTCCGCTAGCTGTAGTGGCATCACTATCTCTGCCAACGGAAATGATGCCGCCTCTTGGACCAATGACGGTGCTGGCGGCGGTGGTGCTGGAGGTAGCATTTTGCTCGCCGTCAATAATTTTAATATCAATTCTACTTGCCCACTTTTAGTTGAAGCAAATGGCGGAACTGGCGGCTCTAGCCTTAGTAGTCCACATGGCGGCGGTGGCGGCGGTGGCCAAGGCGTTATTTTTTACTCTAGCACAGAACCTAATAGCAATGTGCTCAGCCGAACTACTAATGGTCAAGCAGGCTGTAATAATAATAGCTCCCCCTGCAATAATTTTGCGGGTAGTCCTTCTGGAACTAATGACGATGGGGTCTTTGATGAGGCGCTTCTTCCCTTAGAACTTAGCTATTTTAAGGCCCAAAAAGCCAATAATAAGGTTGATCTAAGTTGGGGGCGTAGCCAAACAGACCAAACCAACTGGTTCGAACTCCAACGATCTGCTAATGGCCTCCATTTTGAAACCTTAACCCAAATTCCTTCACAAGATCAACAACAACATTATAGCTGGACCGACGAATCTCCCCTCCAAGGTCAATCTTATTACCGCCTCTTGCAAATAGCCCAAAACGAGGAACAGGCAATATCTGCCCTGCGTACAGTTTACTTTGAAAACGGCGCTCTAGCACTCCAAATTTTCCCGAACCCAACCCAAAATGAACTCTACCTCCAACTCAACCAAACAACTGATGGTCTTCAACTAGAATTGCTAGACATTCAAGGCCGAAAACAAAGTATCCAATACGAAAAAGAAGCAGATTTATATAAGATCCATTGGAATAACCTCCCCCAAGGCATATACTTCCTCCAAATTATTGGACCCAATTTTCATCAAATCAAAAAGATCCAAATTCACTAA
- a CDS encoding T9SS type A sorting domain-containing protein, translating into MNHLSNYLIFLGLILGSWVQAQELHFADLQTAEGPSIERLTLLAQDEQDYIYLAFAYEDSILATGNTQYVLGQNLGQKEYLIQKQDTQGQVIWQGELKSAADFELYGLQAIGQQLYLVGSFSGPLSWVHAGQTDSLAADADGNTDGFLLQLSAAGQWQRGAALRAKGDLMIRDIAQTAGGDLLLTGGFKDSLNISLAANPQYWRSTAYQGNYSTYDVFVLAYDSSFQYQRGFQLSNQYQDYGQKIAVNSQGDWLLFGNYYGSLDLDPSSNSQSISYSGSNGIFVAKYNAQGQYLAGFGLSSSSGGGHILGDVALSPTDELYLCGDLNATTDLDPSAATYSVTGYSGRYAFFAQYDAQLHFVQGHSFGNTSTQAARGILLDNSQQIYLWGHYASNLNISDAAGNSQFLANNGGFDLFLARYSAQAELLWAQNWGSSADEVAAASLIRPDGKLYLGGSFSNSVDFDPISSAGLAQSLASQDAFLLGLNGACQLQIQSNWSLQNIVCANDSIYLSASGADSIYFQPQWPNNSYYTPNQSEWIYVFGQDSLGCRAQDSLEIILAQASSSIDQQQACGSFSWIDGNTYYSSNNSASYLLSNAAGCDSIVYLQLTIEQLDSTVSQSNDSLFASPNASSYQWIDCNSGLAIPGANNASFAPSSSGNYAVELTLNSCSQTSACYPFTLTTGLESIANHQFSIYPNPAQNELYLSFEQDQQEIHLQLFDLQGRKQKLHYQVQGQDYQMNWENLPQGIYFLQITGAHIQHSQKIQIH; encoded by the coding sequence ATGAATCATTTATCAAATTACCTCATCTTTTTGGGCCTAATATTGGGCAGTTGGGTGCAAGCTCAAGAATTGCATTTTGCCGATTTACAAACGGCAGAAGGGCCATCTATAGAGCGATTGACGCTTTTGGCGCAGGATGAGCAGGATTATATTTACTTGGCTTTTGCCTATGAAGACAGCATTTTGGCAACAGGCAATACGCAGTATGTATTGGGGCAAAATTTGGGACAAAAGGAGTATTTGATCCAAAAACAGGATACTCAAGGGCAAGTGATTTGGCAGGGCGAGTTGAAGAGTGCTGCTGATTTTGAGCTGTATGGGCTCCAAGCTATTGGACAGCAACTTTATTTAGTGGGCAGTTTTAGTGGCCCTTTGAGCTGGGTACATGCTGGACAAACGGATAGTTTGGCGGCTGATGCAGATGGCAATACAGATGGTTTTCTGCTTCAGCTTTCTGCTGCGGGGCAGTGGCAAAGAGGAGCGGCCTTGCGTGCCAAAGGCGATTTAATGATTCGAGATATTGCGCAAACGGCTGGAGGAGATTTGCTTTTGACGGGTGGATTTAAAGACAGCCTTAATATTTCGCTAGCGGCCAATCCTCAATATTGGCGCTCGACAGCTTATCAGGGAAATTATTCTACTTATGATGTATTTGTCTTGGCCTATGATAGCAGTTTTCAGTATCAGAGAGGTTTTCAGTTGAGCAATCAATATCAGGATTATGGCCAAAAAATAGCCGTAAATAGTCAGGGCGATTGGTTGCTTTTTGGCAATTATTACGGCAGCTTAGACCTAGATCCCTCTAGCAACAGCCAAAGCATTTCTTATAGCGGCTCCAATGGAATTTTTGTGGCCAAGTATAATGCACAGGGGCAATATTTAGCGGGTTTTGGCTTAAGCTCTTCTTCTGGCGGAGGGCATATTTTGGGCGATGTTGCGCTTAGCCCCACTGATGAGCTTTACCTTTGTGGCGATCTTAATGCGACAACTGATCTAGATCCCTCTGCAGCTACTTATTCGGTTACGGGTTACTCTGGACGCTATGCTTTTTTTGCCCAATATGACGCACAACTCCATTTTGTGCAGGGACATAGTTTTGGAAACACCTCTACTCAGGCTGCTCGCGGCATTTTGCTCGATAACAGCCAGCAGATCTATCTTTGGGGACATTATGCCAGCAACCTAAACATCTCTGATGCAGCAGGCAACAGCCAGTTCTTGGCCAACAATGGAGGTTTTGATCTCTTTTTGGCCCGTTATTCTGCTCAGGCGGAGCTTCTTTGGGCCCAAAACTGGGGCAGCAGTGCCGATGAAGTTGCTGCGGCTAGCTTGATTCGCCCTGATGGCAAACTCTATCTAGGCGGAAGCTTTTCTAATAGTGTTGATTTTGATCCAATTTCTAGCGCTGGCCTAGCCCAAAGCCTAGCCAGCCAAGATGCCTTTCTCTTAGGCTTAAATGGAGCTTGTCAGCTACAAATTCAATCCAATTGGTCGCTACAAAATATTGTTTGTGCCAATGACTCTATCTATTTATCAGCTAGCGGAGCCGATAGCATTTATTTCCAGCCCCAATGGCCCAATAACAGCTATTATACCCCCAACCAATCTGAATGGATTTATGTTTTTGGCCAAGATAGCCTAGGCTGCCGAGCCCAAGATTCCTTAGAGATTATTTTGGCTCAAGCTAGCAGTTCTATTGACCAGCAACAGGCCTGTGGAAGCTTTAGCTGGATTGATGGAAACACCTATTATAGTAGCAACAATAGCGCAAGCTACCTACTTAGCAATGCCGCAGGTTGCGACTCTATCGTCTATCTTCAACTGACCATTGAGCAGCTAGATAGCACAGTTAGCCAAAGCAATGACAGCCTTTTTGCTAGCCCCAACGCCAGCAGCTACCAATGGATCGATTGCAATAGCGGCTTGGCTATTCCTGGCGCCAACAATGCGAGTTTTGCCCCCAGTAGTTCTGGAAATTATGCCGTAGAATTAACGCTAAACAGCTGCAGCCAAACCTCTGCTTGCTATCCATTTACTCTCACTACAGGCCTTGAGTCTATCGCCAACCATCAATTTAGCATTTATCCCAATCCCGCTCAAAATGAACTGTATTTAAGCTTTGAGCAAGATCAACAAGAGATTCATTTGCAGTTGTTTGACCTGCAAGGTCGAAAACAAAAACTACATTATCAGGTACAGGGACAAGATTACCAAATGAACTGGGAAAATCTTCCCCAGGGCATCTATTTCCTCCAAATTACAGGCGCCCATATTCAACACAGTCAAAAAATTCAGATTCACTAA
- a CDS encoding AAA domain-containing protein produces the protein MQASSLDLRFLEQLKQRLQLSNRRSIYLNALAGRSRNRLNLTDLNQIEPRLAEQFIHLLLSKPSFRLQFRPTEERWQAEPELGRVMRRLNNMLLDHQDHLAEQGVATFGFGFPVLLKRDQEDPSRIIKAPLFVWSLELKRNWRKSNEWTLERSDDYALSSNRSLAAHLLKDMQIRLSPLYDHFTDDGLLDEKEVLYTVGKQLAQLLPEQKEAEVQADLLASWKKGIVPLPTLKDELLELTENGPKLVWAGLFGLYKGQKESLAQDIQEFIQRFDSLGHLLRPIGQEEFGGQLAPKLMQHSFPMVPTDPSQQHLLHDLFRGKQIIVQGPPGTGKSQSLTAVLSNLLSNGARCLVVCEKKTALDVLYNNLKDLGLEELAVIVEDLYRDRSPLVRSMRARLQQKQKSYKPSSHYLRSLQTMAAYSQQLQGYHEQLLAQLSGEKRWSDLVDEYLELALSYDRKRIAGKLNPKAFSFENAELEEILRILEEGEPLFRELGSLQHPFNAFSDQFFSNGNTHAVKLDLGKKLRGLHNALDAAQSDLLSYLYEYEKLLENHYAETMSFKGKALEEMNDLISEGFETSKYFFNKNKGFYRSLLRSVSSKYKKLQDDKEKVVAHYKLLRSFHQRYNYFDFQFLKLDDIDIIIFEDIQKNIGEYSKKLGDWYFDRSKDIQRLVNELSLQNVHPHVDFKARVQELSRNLDVFADSYRKSNIFKVPFRFDSAVLRQRLNHLENLYENLGKLLARFEKEFDAYHRLKFFWEQLSAAEQQAFMALSETDPPDWQGHFKSWYIYELLERQDKERLPQADSYSRLLKYYEEEQDRMRKELKQHTLLYWRAKQAQAVEQFNREKAPLKVHSIYNLRGANGGKRTPLRQIFEADPQLFTSFFPVLMVNPSVAAAMLPLTPHLFDVVIFDEASQLRLEDTFSALLRGRLKVISGDSQQMPPSDYFASRESAFLEEEEEDENAWELEKEAVDYLAGSESLLEYSVADGRYEESFLQIHYRSRHPYLIDFSNAAFYGKRLRPVPAQEDYCPIEFRAVNGLYENSTNPTEAEAILEELLVLYKQYKEQLPSIGVATFNLKQRNLILEKMQLRMSQSESEANAFEALQGAGLFVKNLENIQGDERDILLLSTTFGKREDGRFIQNFGPINREKGYRLLNVLISRAKQKILLFSSIPQEYILRYRELIPEEGNYGKAIFYAYLAYAQAVSEGNLALRQQILQLVYSHSDQKQLEEFNPESRLAGFALRFHRFLSKHLPESYQLDWQAQLAGLQIPFLLRDGQGQPKLAFFIDLYHSDYSEEAYAWDFFRRDYLQRMNIPLERVWTYSWWKQTEAEQARIRAILEDLE, from the coding sequence ATGCAGGCCTCATCACTTGATTTACGTTTTTTAGAGCAGCTCAAGCAGCGTTTACAACTTTCTAACCGCCGATCTATTTATTTGAATGCGTTGGCGGGCCGGTCTCGCAACCGTTTGAACCTTACGGACCTCAATCAGATTGAGCCTCGTTTGGCGGAGCAATTTATTCATTTATTGTTGAGCAAGCCTAGTTTTCGTTTACAATTTAGGCCGACTGAGGAGCGTTGGCAGGCGGAGCCTGAGTTGGGGCGGGTCATGCGTCGGCTCAATAATATGTTATTGGATCATCAGGATCATTTGGCGGAGCAGGGTGTGGCGACCTTTGGTTTTGGATTTCCGGTCTTGCTCAAGCGAGATCAGGAGGATCCGAGTCGGATCATTAAGGCGCCGCTTTTTGTTTGGTCTTTGGAGTTAAAGCGCAATTGGCGCAAAAGTAATGAGTGGACCTTAGAAAGAAGTGATGATTATGCGCTTTCTAGCAATCGTTCCTTGGCGGCGCATTTGCTTAAGGACATGCAGATTCGGCTTTCTCCGCTTTACGATCATTTTACGGATGATGGTTTATTGGATGAGAAAGAGGTTTTGTATACGGTGGGCAAGCAATTGGCCCAACTGCTTCCGGAGCAAAAGGAAGCGGAGGTACAGGCGGATCTCTTGGCCAGTTGGAAAAAGGGGATTGTTCCTTTGCCGACCCTTAAAGATGAGTTATTAGAGTTGACTGAAAATGGCCCCAAGCTCGTTTGGGCGGGTTTATTTGGTTTGTATAAGGGGCAAAAAGAGAGTTTGGCCCAAGACATACAGGAATTCATACAGCGGTTTGACAGCTTAGGGCATTTATTGCGTCCTATTGGGCAAGAAGAGTTTGGGGGGCAGTTAGCGCCCAAGCTCATGCAGCATAGTTTTCCGATGGTTCCGACAGACCCTAGTCAGCAGCATCTTTTGCATGATTTATTTAGAGGCAAGCAGATCATTGTGCAGGGCCCTCCGGGTACGGGAAAAAGCCAGAGTTTGACGGCTGTGCTCAGCAATTTGTTATCTAATGGGGCGCGTTGTTTGGTGGTTTGTGAGAAGAAAACGGCCTTAGATGTTTTGTACAACAACCTCAAGGATTTGGGGCTAGAGGAGCTAGCGGTCATTGTGGAAGATCTCTATCGGGATCGTAGTCCCTTGGTGCGTTCTATGCGGGCGCGTTTGCAGCAAAAGCAGAAGAGTTATAAGCCTTCTAGTCATTATTTGCGGAGCTTGCAGACCATGGCGGCCTATAGTCAGCAATTGCAGGGGTATCATGAGCAGCTATTGGCGCAGCTATCTGGAGAAAAGCGCTGGAGTGATTTGGTGGATGAATATTTGGAGTTGGCGTTGAGCTATGATCGCAAGCGGATTGCGGGCAAGTTGAATCCCAAAGCCTTTAGTTTTGAGAATGCGGAATTAGAAGAAATCCTGCGAATTTTGGAAGAGGGGGAGCCTTTGTTTCGGGAGTTAGGCAGTTTGCAGCATCCCTTCAATGCCTTTAGTGACCAGTTTTTTAGCAATGGGAATACGCATGCGGTAAAGCTGGATTTGGGCAAAAAGCTCAGGGGCTTGCACAATGCATTGGATGCGGCCCAGAGTGATCTCCTCTCCTATTTGTATGAGTATGAGAAGTTATTAGAGAATCATTATGCGGAGACCATGAGCTTTAAGGGCAAAGCCTTAGAGGAGATGAACGATTTGATTTCGGAGGGTTTTGAGACCAGCAAATACTTCTTTAATAAAAACAAGGGGTTTTATCGTTCTTTGCTGCGCTCGGTTTCTAGTAAATACAAAAAGCTACAAGACGATAAGGAGAAAGTAGTGGCCCATTATAAGTTGTTGCGTAGTTTTCATCAGCGCTACAACTACTTTGATTTCCAGTTTTTGAAACTGGATGATATAGACATCATCATCTTTGAGGATATTCAGAAAAATATAGGGGAGTACAGCAAAAAGCTAGGCGATTGGTACTTTGATCGGAGCAAAGACATTCAGCGTTTGGTGAATGAGCTTTCTTTGCAGAATGTGCATCCGCATGTAGATTTTAAGGCTAGAGTGCAGGAGTTAAGTCGCAATTTGGATGTTTTTGCGGACTCTTATCGCAAGAGCAACATCTTTAAGGTCCCTTTCCGCTTTGATTCTGCGGTTTTGCGGCAGCGGCTCAATCATTTGGAGAACCTCTATGAGAATTTGGGGAAACTCTTGGCTCGTTTTGAAAAGGAGTTTGATGCTTATCATCGGCTCAAGTTCTTTTGGGAGCAGCTTTCTGCGGCCGAGCAGCAGGCCTTTATGGCCCTTTCGGAAACTGATCCACCCGATTGGCAAGGGCATTTTAAGAGCTGGTACATTTATGAACTTTTGGAGCGACAAGACAAGGAACGTTTACCTCAGGCGGACAGCTATAGTCGTTTGCTCAAGTACTATGAAGAAGAGCAGGATCGGATGCGGAAAGAGTTGAAGCAGCACACTTTGCTTTATTGGCGAGCCAAGCAGGCGCAGGCTGTAGAGCAATTTAATCGGGAGAAGGCGCCTTTAAAAGTACATTCCATTTACAACCTCAGGGGGGCCAATGGAGGCAAGCGCACGCCATTGCGGCAAATCTTTGAGGCCGATCCACAGCTATTTACTAGTTTTTTTCCGGTCCTGATGGTTAATCCTTCGGTAGCAGCGGCTATGTTGCCCTTAACGCCCCATCTTTTTGATGTTGTCATCTTTGATGAGGCCAGTCAATTGCGTTTGGAGGATACATTTTCGGCCCTATTGCGGGGGCGGCTCAAGGTCATTTCTGGGGATAGTCAGCAGATGCCGCCCTCGGACTACTTTGCCAGTCGAGAATCGGCCTTTTTGGAAGAAGAAGAAGAGGATGAAAACGCTTGGGAATTGGAAAAAGAGGCAGTGGATTATTTGGCAGGTAGTGAGTCTTTATTGGAGTATTCGGTGGCTGATGGGCGTTATGAAGAGAGTTTTTTGCAGATTCACTATCGGAGTCGGCACCCCTACCTCATTGATTTTTCCAATGCGGCCTTTTATGGGAAACGCTTGCGGCCAGTGCCTGCACAGGAAGACTATTGTCCCATTGAGTTTAGGGCGGTAAATGGCTTGTATGAAAACTCGACGAATCCGACAGAGGCGGAGGCGATTTTAGAAGAGTTATTGGTCCTTTACAAGCAGTATAAAGAGCAGCTCCCCTCCATAGGGGTAGCCACCTTCAACCTCAAGCAGCGCAACTTAATCTTGGAAAAAATGCAGCTGCGCATGAGTCAATCCGAGAGTGAGGCCAATGCGTTTGAGGCCTTGCAGGGGGCGGGCTTATTTGTCAAGAACTTGGAGAACATACAGGGAGATGAGCGAGATATTTTGCTTTTATCGACCACCTTTGGGAAAAGAGAAGATGGGCGTTTCATTCAGAACTTTGGTCCGATCAATAGGGAGAAAGGTTATCGTTTGCTGAATGTGTTGATTAGTCGGGCCAAGCAGAAAATCCTTCTCTTTTCGAGTATTCCGCAAGAGTACATTTTGCGTTATCGGGAGTTAATTCCAGAAGAGGGCAATTATGGCAAAGCTATTTTCTATGCTTATTTGGCTTATGCGCAGGCGGTTAGTGAGGGGAATTTGGCTTTACGGCAGCAGATTTTGCAGCTTGTTTATAGTCATTCGGACCAGAAGCAGCTAGAGGAATTTAATCCTGAGAGTCGCTTAGCGGGTTTTGCCTTGCGTTTTCATCGCTTTTTGTCCAAGCATTTGCCAGAGAGTTATCAATTAGATTGGCAGGCGCAGTTGGCGGGTTTGCAGATTCCCTTTTTGTTGAGAGATGGGCAAGGACAGCCCAAATTGGCCTTTTTCATTGACCTCTATCATTCGGATTATTCGGAGGAGGCCTATGCTTGGGATTTCTTCCGTCGCGATTATTTACAGCGCATGAATATTCCTTTGGAGCGGGTTTGGACCTACAGTTGGTGGAAGCAGACAGAGGCGGAGCAGGCTCGGATTCGGGCAATTTTAGAAGATTTGGAGTAG
- the topA gene encoding type I DNA topoisomerase, with amino-acid sequence MAKNLLIVESPAKAKTIEKYLGKDFTVKSSFGHIRDLIKNSKDQKAIEVDNNYKVHYEISPAKRKVVSELKSWVKKVDEVWLATDEDREGEAISWHLAKVLNLDVHKTKRIVFREITKPALQKAITAPRLIDLDLVNAQQARRVLDRLVGFELSELLWKKIRGKLSAGRVQSVAVRLVVEKERSIEEFTPEAFFAGTASFLVPNERGGSSKLQAKLFSRESRSKELHIETIEEAQAFLQDCIGAEFTIEDIEVKDSKRRPPAPFTTSTLQQDASNKLYFSVAKTMQVAQRLYEAGHITYMRTDSTNLSETALQALEAEIKKSFGPKYHQARSFNNKKGAQEAHEAIRPTNVEKQVVSSNRDEQRLYDLIRKRTLASQMADALLEKTTVTIDISSRPDEIFLAKGEVIKFEGFLALYLVHKDDDEEEEEENSDLLPPMKVGQKLKNEGIDTTERFSRGPSRYAEASLVKELEKRGIGRPSTYAPTITKIMDPSRGYVTKESREGQERNYRKLSLVQEAAEIKAVELTEKYGTEKNKLFASDLGKQVTDFLMEYFGDIMDYNFTADVEDRLDKVAEGQEQWQKMLDLIYKPFHKLVEQTAEDADRVTGERILGKDPKTGHTLLVRIGRYGPLAQIGAPDELGEEEKPQYANLKREQSIETITFEEALELFKLPRNIGTYKGQELEVNAGRYGPYVKFDGKFISLPKGADPISFTYEEAIPLVEARIKEDAPIGHFKDLPITKGSGRFGPFVKWNKMFVSITKGSGFQLESITEAQAVELIEAKLEKEANRYIQQWPDHSLNIENGRWGPFIRSGKKSYKLLDADGKKLTPEEAKEVTLERAIALVEDQGGTVKKPKAKKATAKKKTTTKKASPKKKAK; translated from the coding sequence ATGGCCAAAAATTTATTGATTGTCGAGTCGCCTGCTAAGGCCAAAACTATTGAAAAATATCTCGGTAAAGACTTTACCGTAAAATCGAGTTTCGGACATATCCGAGACCTCATCAAAAATTCTAAAGACCAAAAAGCAATTGAAGTGGACAATAATTATAAGGTCCACTACGAAATCTCTCCCGCCAAAAGAAAGGTAGTGAGTGAACTCAAAAGCTGGGTCAAAAAAGTAGACGAGGTCTGGCTCGCAACGGATGAAGACCGCGAAGGAGAAGCAATCTCTTGGCACCTCGCTAAGGTGCTAAACCTAGATGTACATAAAACCAAGCGTATCGTCTTTCGCGAAATTACTAAACCCGCCCTCCAAAAGGCAATTACAGCCCCCCGCCTCATTGACCTCGATCTGGTCAATGCCCAACAAGCCCGCCGCGTCCTCGATCGACTGGTTGGCTTTGAACTTTCAGAACTGCTCTGGAAAAAAATTCGTGGAAAACTCTCTGCAGGCCGTGTCCAATCTGTAGCGGTCCGCCTAGTCGTAGAAAAAGAAAGATCGATTGAAGAGTTTACCCCTGAAGCCTTTTTTGCAGGTACCGCCAGCTTTTTAGTACCCAATGAAAGAGGCGGAAGCTCTAAACTACAAGCTAAACTCTTTAGCCGCGAAAGCCGCAGCAAAGAATTGCATATTGAAACAATAGAAGAAGCCCAAGCTTTCCTCCAAGATTGTATTGGCGCCGAATTTACGATTGAAGATATTGAGGTTAAAGATAGCAAGCGTAGACCACCTGCCCCCTTTACCACTTCTACGCTCCAACAAGATGCTTCTAATAAGCTCTACTTTAGCGTAGCCAAAACAATGCAGGTCGCTCAAAGACTTTATGAGGCTGGACATATTACTTATATGCGTACGGACTCGACTAACTTGAGCGAAACGGCCCTGCAAGCCCTAGAAGCTGAGATTAAGAAGTCTTTTGGACCAAAATATCACCAAGCACGCAGCTTTAATAATAAGAAAGGCGCTCAAGAAGCGCACGAAGCTATCCGCCCTACCAATGTAGAAAAACAAGTGGTCAGCAGCAACCGAGATGAGCAACGCCTTTATGACCTCATCCGCAAAAGAACTTTGGCCAGCCAAATGGCTGACGCCCTCTTAGAAAAAACTACGGTGACCATTGATATCTCTAGCCGCCCGGATGAAATTTTCTTGGCTAAAGGAGAGGTAATCAAGTTTGAAGGCTTTTTGGCCCTTTATCTGGTCCATAAAGATGATGATGAGGAAGAAGAAGAGGAAAACAGCGACTTGTTGCCTCCTATGAAAGTAGGCCAAAAGCTAAAAAATGAGGGAATCGATACCACAGAACGCTTTAGCCGTGGACCCTCTCGCTATGCAGAGGCTTCTTTGGTTAAAGAGTTGGAAAAAAGAGGAATCGGTCGACCTTCTACTTATGCCCCAACAATTACTAAAATTATGGACCCTAGCCGAGGCTATGTGACTAAAGAAAGTAGAGAGGGCCAAGAGCGAAATTACCGCAAACTGTCTTTAGTACAAGAAGCCGCCGAAATTAAAGCAGTAGAACTAACCGAGAAATACGGAACGGAAAAGAATAAGTTGTTTGCTTCAGATTTGGGCAAACAGGTAACGGATTTTCTCATGGAGTACTTTGGTGATATTATGGACTATAATTTCACCGCCGATGTAGAAGACCGCTTAGATAAGGTGGCAGAGGGGCAAGAGCAATGGCAAAAAATGCTGGACCTCATCTATAAGCCTTTTCATAAATTAGTAGAGCAAACCGCTGAGGATGCCGATCGCGTAACTGGAGAACGAATCTTAGGTAAAGACCCCAAAACTGGGCATACGCTACTTGTTCGTATTGGCCGCTATGGTCCTTTGGCCCAAATTGGCGCTCCCGATGAGCTAGGCGAAGAGGAAAAACCTCAATATGCGAACCTCAAAAGAGAGCAGTCTATTGAAACGATTACTTTTGAAGAGGCTTTGGAGTTATTCAAATTGCCTCGAAATATTGGAACCTATAAAGGCCAAGAATTAGAAGTAAATGCTGGCCGCTATGGTCCCTACGTCAAATTCGATGGCAAATTTATTTCTTTGCCCAAAGGAGCCGATCCTATTTCATTTACTTATGAGGAGGCAATTCCATTAGTAGAGGCCCGCATCAAAGAAGATGCGCCAATTGGTCACTTTAAAGATTTGCCAATTACTAAGGGTTCTGGTCGCTTTGGTCCTTTTGTGAAATGGAATAAGATGTTTGTTTCGATTACTAAAGGCTCTGGCTTCCAATTGGAAAGTATTACAGAGGCCCAAGCTGTAGAATTGATTGAAGCAAAGCTGGAAAAAGAAGCTAATCGCTACATCCAACAATGGCCAGATCATAGCCTCAACATTGAAAATGGCCGCTGGGGCCCCTTTATCCGCTCTGGCAAAAAATCTTATAAGTTGCTGGATGCCGATGGCAAAAAACTAACGCCAGAAGAAGCCAAAGAGGTTACGCTAGAACGCGCGATTGCTTTGGTGGAAGATCAAGGGGGGACGGTTAAAAAGCCCAAGGCGAAGAAAGCAACAGCCAAAAAGAAGACGACAACAAAAAAGGCTAGCCCGAAAAAGAAAGCAAAGTAG